One Siniperca chuatsi isolate FFG_IHB_CAS linkage group LG5, ASM2008510v1, whole genome shotgun sequence DNA window includes the following coding sequences:
- the ankle2 gene encoding ankyrin repeat and LEM domain-containing protein 2, protein MEAVLSRLRRLSADELREEFARADLKCGPITATTRATFERKLARVLAGPESSATESDNSSSTGLSGSAASVADHAKPVSSVTSAVAPTTATTSSNPTETASEELDFGYGVGLNPPEEEEISVKTTSNSSAEGSNSQSKTETPSKPAQVSPTFYYGVCPLWEDVLARNERAHVYTDKKDALQAVKMMKGARFKAFPNREDAERFAKGICDYFPSPNKSTPCVSPVKPGLVISKDNMEVDTINRERANSFKSPRTQDLTAKLRKAVEKGDEVAFSELVLSNPRYLIGSGDNPTIVQEGCRYNVMHVAAKENQAGIAQLLLDTLENPEFMRLMYPDDQEVMLQKRIRYIVDLYLNTPDKAGFETPLHFACKFGCPDVVNVLCSHPDIDKNCKNKDGQKPCDLICSRRNKTQEVKQKISDYLEDRCYIPLLRASDNTSQPIIGGLWSPESSESLSLIQRHTRSPMDPVMTVTAFAGPLSPSKADDFRRSWKTPPRDRAELFHHIFKSDPDRGAERVGRDLAHEMGHPWAEYWDFLDSFVDLSSSEGLRKLEEYLSKRDFSPRAHEETGENETSNRFKTPSPGKPKKFCNSISVGAFLDEGDDISLEEMKNRQNAALTSITSSAASMDGLKGAVGGREFRILPIALHHRGADLIETAAEQDLLCCCDDGLLSPGVVCKNGVCSSSRDRTHNGDKVTSRTSPSSSCLLSPISNLMVEFERMSLQEPLDSPTSCRERRSSGGSRHREVRESYSSSSATDLSSGLNRLSLGHSGQDGETLEGPGWRTEGGGTEERRSSGSSEEYFEAEESLEVLGRTRGSVSGGRNFCARSKSWDHGGRDLSSSGSSGSSYKSLDNSNEFPPRTPPHIRRGLFIDGDSPTKLDREVLYATEGVDVDAQKYPSIHKWKSTMKSYSASDMQNWPSPAVVKPRLRMQHQTPGSPGSGLMSPTGRFSPARHAASPDFSPSRYSPANASYIQRIRLKHLNEPPI, encoded by the exons ATGGAGGCAGTTCTGAGCAGGCTGAGGAGACTAAGTGCTGATGAACTGCGCGAGGAGTTTGCCCGAGCAGACCTCAAGTGCGGCCCTATCACAGCTACCACCCGAGCCACCTTTGAGAGGAAGTTAGCCCGAGTCCTGGCTGGGCCAGAGAGCAGTGCCACTGAATCGGACAACAGCTCTTCAACAGGCCTCTCGGGCAGCGCGGCCTCCGTTGCCGATCATGCCAAACCTGTGTCAAGTGTCACCTCAGCAGTTGCACCCACCACTGCTACAACAAGCAGCAACCCCACTGAGACTGCCAGCGAAGAGTTGGACTTTGGCTACGGTGTGGGTCTCAACCctccagaggaagaggagatctCAGTAAAGACAACCTCAAACAGCTCTGCTGAAGGCAGTAACTCTCAGTCCAAAACGGAAACCCCTTCAAAGCCGGCGCAAGTGTCTCCAACCTTTTATTATGGAGTATGTCCACTTTGGGAGGATGTTTTGGCTAGAAATG aGAGAGCACATGTGTACACAGATAAGAAAGATGCCCTTCAAGCTGTAAAGATGATGAAGGGAGCCCGCTTCAAAGCCTTTCCCAACCGTGAGGATGCTGAGAGGTTTGCTAAGGGGATCTGTGACTATTTCCCCTCTCCCAACAAATCTACACCCTGTGTATCTCCTGTCAAACCTGGCCTGGTCATTAGTAAAG ACAACATGGAAGTTGATACCATCAACCGGGAGCGGGCCAACAGTTTCAAGAGCCCACGCACCCAGGACCTGACCGCCAAACTGAGGAAAGCTGTGGAGAAGGGCGACGAGGTGGCCTTCAGCGAGCTGGTGTTGAGCAACCCACGCTATCTCATTGGCTCAGGGGATAATCCCACTATTGTGCAG GAGGGCTGCCGGTACAACGTAATGCACGTGGCAGCCAAGGAGAACCAGGCGGGAATCGcccagctgctgctggacaCCTTGGAAAACCCAGAGTTTATGCGCCTCATGTACCCAGACGACCAGGAAGTTATGCTGCAGAAACGTATCCGCTACATTGTAGATCTTTACCTCAACACTCCAGATAAGGCT GGATTTGAAACACCACTCCACTTTGCCTGTAAGTTTGGCTGCCCAGACGTGGTCAATGTCCTGTGCTCGCATCCTGACATCGATAAGAACTGTAAGAACAAGGATGGCCAGAAGCCATGTGAT CTTATTTGTAGCAGAAGAAATAAAACCCAAGAAGTGAAGCAGAAGATAAGTGACTATTTGGAGG ACCGCTGCTATATCCCTTTGCTGAGGGCAAGCGACAACACCTCTCAGCCTATCATTGGTGGTCTGTGGTCACCTGAGTCCTCAGAAAGTCTCTCACTGATCCAGCGGCATACAAGAAGCCCGATGGATCCAGTGATGACTGTCACAGCCTTTGCTGGCCCGCTGAGCCCTTCTAAA GCAGATGATTTCCGTCGGTCCTGGAAGACGCCGCCCAGAGACCGGGCAGAGCTTTTCCACCACATTTTTAAGTCTGATCCTGATCGTGGGGCAGAGAGAGTGGGCAG AGACCTGGCTCATGAGATGGGCCACCCGTGGGCTGAGTACTGGGACTTTTTGGACAGTTTTGTGGATCTGTCGTCGTCTGAGGGGCTCCGCAAGCTGGAAGAGTACCTTAGCAAGAGGGATTTCAGCCCACGGGCTCATGAAGAGACTGGGGAGAATGAGACCAGCAACAGGTTCAAAACCCCCTCTCCAG GTAAACCCAAAAAGTTCTGCAACTCCATCTCTGTTGGTGCCTTCCTGGACGAGGGTGATGACATCAGCCTTGAGGAGATGAAGAACCGGCAGAACGCAGCACTCACCAGCATCACCTCCTCTGCTGCATCCATGGACGGCCTGAAGGGCGCAGTGGGTGGCCGTGAGTTCCGCATCCTGCCCATCGCGCTGCACCACCGCGGGGCCGACCTGATCGAGACAGCGGCCGAGCAGgacctgctgtgctgctgtgatgACGGCCTCCTGTCGCCCGGCGTTGTCTGCAAAAATGGGGTGTGCTCCTCCTCCAGAGACAGGACTCACAATGGAGACAAGGTGACCTCTCGCACCTCCCCGTCCTCCTCTTGCCTGCTGTCGCCCATCTCCAACCTCATGGTGGAGTTTGAGCGCATGTCGCTGCAAGAGCCGCTGGACAGCCCCACCAGctgcagggagaggaggagcagtggCGGGAGCCGGCACAGGGAGGTCCGGGAATCCTACAGCTCCTCATCAGCCACAGACCTGAGCTCCGGACTGAACCGCCTGTCTCTTGGTCACAGTGGTCAGGACGGTGAGACCTTGGAGGGGCCAGGCTGgagaacagagggaggagggacaGAGGAGAGGCGTAGCAGCGGCAGCTCAGAGGAGTACTTTGAAGCAGAAGAGAGTCTGGAGGTGCTGGGCAGGACTAGGGGGTCAGTTTCAGGGGGGCGCAACTTCTGTGCTAGATCCAAGTCATGGGACCATGGGGGGAGGGATCTGAGCAGTTCAGGATCCTCTGGGTCCTCCTATAAGTCCTTAGATAACTCCAATGAGTTCCCACCCAGGACCCCACCGCACATTAGAAGAGGACTTTTCATTGATGG GGATTCCCCAACCAAGTTGGACAGAGAGGTCTTGTATGCAACAGAAGGCGTAGATGTCGATGCCCAGAAGTATCCCAGCATTCATAAGTGGAAGAGCACAATGAAGTCGTACTCTGCATCAGACATGCAGAA